A single genomic interval of Christensenellaceae bacterium 44-20 harbors:
- a CDS encoding DUF512 domain-containing protein: MALEVERVQKGSIAEQLGIQPGDVITHMGGEVLRDCIDSMYFEAEAKLLLSVRKKDGSVFEAEIEKEEYEPLGIEFVGDGLGKSRGCANHCVFCFVDQLPKGMRQTLYFKDDDWRMSFIMGNYITLTNVSDAEFERILARKTSPLYISVHATDDDLRSYLIGQERARGIMQRLTRLKDAGICFNCQVVCCPGLNDGKVLEKTISDLAGLYPACESLAIVPLGLTGHREGLAQLTPMDRDSARGVLQIAERWQQKMLEEQGTRFVFCSDELYIRAEMELPPYEAYEEFAQMEDGVGMVRNFLWEVQDALEDFRGKAKLREVSVATGVDAAQFLRTAAEMCQEKLGVKIHVYPILNDFFGHSITVTGLLTGRDIIRQLEGKELGERLVLSATMLRDREDVFLDDMSFAEFCDILKVPCIKNADGYEFVRAVAGSEA; the protein is encoded by the coding sequence ATGGCATTAGAAGTTGAGCGCGTGCAAAAGGGAAGCATTGCAGAGCAGCTGGGCATCCAGCCGGGCGATGTTATCACGCATATGGGGGGAGAGGTTTTGCGGGACTGCATCGATTCCATGTATTTCGAGGCAGAGGCAAAGCTGCTCCTTTCCGTGCGCAAAAAAGACGGCAGTGTTTTTGAGGCGGAGATCGAGAAAGAGGAGTATGAGCCGCTGGGCATCGAGTTTGTGGGCGACGGGCTGGGAAAGAGCCGGGGATGCGCAAACCACTGCGTTTTCTGCTTCGTGGATCAGCTGCCAAAAGGGATGCGGCAGACGCTCTATTTCAAAGACGATGATTGGCGCATGAGCTTTATCATGGGCAACTACATCACGCTGACCAACGTTTCGGATGCGGAGTTTGAACGCATTCTGGCACGCAAGACCTCGCCGCTCTATATTTCCGTGCACGCGACGGACGACGATCTGCGTTCCTATCTCATCGGCCAGGAGCGCGCCCGGGGCATTATGCAAAGGCTGACGCGGCTCAAAGATGCGGGCATCTGCTTCAACTGCCAGGTCGTCTGCTGCCCGGGGCTCAACGATGGAAAAGTGCTGGAAAAGACCATCTCGGATCTGGCGGGGCTATACCCGGCCTGCGAATCTTTGGCCATCGTTCCCTTGGGGCTGACGGGGCACCGGGAAGGGCTGGCGCAGCTGACGCCCATGGATCGGGATTCCGCCCGGGGCGTTTTGCAGATTGCGGAGAGATGGCAGCAGAAGATGCTGGAGGAGCAGGGGACGCGCTTTGTCTTTTGCTCGGACGAGCTGTATATCCGGGCGGAGATGGAACTGCCGCCCTATGAGGCTTATGAGGAGTTCGCCCAGATGGAGGACGGCGTGGGCATGGTGCGCAACTTCCTCTGGGAAGTGCAGGATGCGCTGGAGGATTTCCGGGGCAAGGCGAAGCTGCGGGAAGTCTCGGTTGCCACGGGAGTGGATGCGGCGCAGTTTTTGCGCACGGCGGCGGAGATGTGCCAGGAGAAGCTGGGCGTGAAAATCCATGTATATCCCATTTTGAACGATTTCTTCGGGCACAGCATCACTGTAACCGGGCTGCTCACAGGCAGAGACATCATCCGACAGCTCGAGGGCAAGGAGCTGGGCGAGCGGCTGGTGCTTTCGGCCACAATGCTGCGGGATCGGGAAGACGTCTTTTTAGACGACATGAGTTTTGCGGAATTTTGTGATATACTAAAAGTGCCCTGCATCAAAAACGCAGATGGATATGAGTTCGTCCGGGCGGTTGCAGGCAGCGAAGCATAA
- a CDS encoding PHP domain-containing protein, which translates to MKLDIDTHTHTVLSGHAHSTLLENILFAKKKGLSGIVVTDHSGGMEGVQTAACVGLLRDVPQEYEGIRIYRGTETNIVNQKGEVDMPLRYLQFVEFAIASLHDNVICSVDQAHDTDAMIGALNNPYIDIIGHPGNPFFKIDIEAVVLAAKKQNKLIEINGHSFTARKGSRPNCQKFVQLCKKHGVRISVGTDSHNCFCIGEFGPALEEIEAAGFPEELIVSRTKESFEAYLAERQARIEALAE; encoded by the coding sequence ATGAAGCTCGACATCGATACGCACACGCATACCGTGCTTTCCGGCCACGCCCATTCCACACTTCTAGAGAACATTCTGTTTGCAAAGAAAAAGGGGCTGAGCGGCATCGTCGTAACCGACCACAGCGGCGGCATGGAGGGCGTGCAGACGGCGGCCTGCGTGGGTCTGCTGCGGGATGTGCCGCAGGAATATGAGGGTATCCGCATTTACCGGGGCACGGAGACGAATATCGTAAACCAGAAGGGCGAGGTGGATATGCCGCTGCGCTATTTGCAGTTTGTGGAGTTCGCCATCGCATCACTGCACGACAATGTCATCTGCTCGGTGGATCAGGCGCATGATACGGATGCGATGATTGGGGCGCTGAACAACCCATATATCGATATTATCGGCCATCCGGGCAATCCGTTTTTCAAGATCGATATTGAGGCGGTCGTCCTGGCGGCGAAAAAGCAGAATAAATTGATTGAAATCAATGGGCATTCCTTTACGGCCAGAAAAGGGAGCCGCCCCAACTGCCAGAAATTCGTCCAGCTTTGCAAAAAGCATGGGGTGCGCATCTCTGTCGGGACGGATTCGCACAACTGCTTCTGCATCGGCGAATTTGGGCCTGCGCTGGAAGAGATTGAGGCGGCGGGCTTCCCGGAGGAGCTCATCGTCAGCAGGACGAAGGAGAGTTTCGAGGCCTATCTGGCAGAGCGGCAGGCGCGCATTGAGGCGCTTGCGGAATAG
- the rpmA gene encoding 50S ribosomal protein L27, whose translation MAHKKGMGSTKNGRDSASKRLGVKRSDGQAVLAGNILVRQRGTKIYPGVNVGKGSDDTLFALQDGVVKFERKGRDKKQVSVYAQ comes from the coding sequence ATGGCACATAAGAAAGGTATGGGAAGCACGAAGAACGGCCGTGACAGCGCTTCCAAGCGTCTGGGCGTCAAGAGAAGCGATGGCCAGGCTGTGCTGGCTGGCAACATCCTGGTTCGCCAGAGAGGCACGAAGATTTATCCCGGCGTGAATGTGGGCAAAGGAAGCGATGATACGCTGTTTGCCTTGCAGGACGGCGTCGTGAAATTTGAGCGCAAGGGCAGAGACAAGAAGCAGGTCAGCGTCTACGCGCAGTAA
- the der gene encoding ribosome biogenesis GTPase Der: MAKPLVAIVGRPNVGKSTFFNRICKRRVAIVENIPGVTRDRIFEDAEWLNYSFTMVDTGGIEPKSEDVILKQMRLQAELAMEAADVILFFVDAKEGLVAADFEVAEMLRRTKKPVIVVVNKVETQTDEEAVYDFYQLGIGEVFAVSSSQGLGLGDLLDEVVSHFGEAGADQEEEEACYVAFVGKPNVGKSSITNKILGQERSIVSDIPGTTRDAIDSVFYRGGKKYVLTDTAGMRKKARIEDESIERYSVIRSLASVRRANVVVVMIDANEGITEQDVKIAGYVHDEGKAVIIAVNKWDAIEKDTYTIESYNKKIATELSFMTYAPRIYISAKTGQRVDKLFDLVDRVYENAQRRISTGLLNDCLRDAVTAVEPPSDKGRRLKIFYGSQVAAAPPTFVLFVNSKPLMHFSYQRYLENFFRKSFDFSGTPIRILIRERGEEKGV; encoded by the coding sequence ATGGCAAAACCACTGGTCGCCATTGTCGGCCGGCCAAACGTCGGCAAATCGACCTTTTTTAACCGAATCTGCAAGCGGCGGGTGGCGATTGTAGAGAATATTCCCGGGGTAACGCGGGATCGCATTTTTGAAGATGCCGAGTGGCTCAATTACAGCTTCACGATGGTGGATACCGGCGGCATCGAGCCCAAAAGCGAAGATGTTATCCTAAAGCAAATGCGGCTTCAGGCGGAGCTGGCCATGGAGGCGGCGGACGTCATCCTGTTTTTTGTGGACGCAAAAGAGGGGCTGGTGGCCGCGGATTTTGAAGTGGCCGAGATGCTGCGCCGGACAAAGAAGCCGGTGATCGTCGTGGTAAACAAAGTGGAGACGCAGACGGACGAAGAGGCCGTCTACGATTTTTATCAGCTGGGTATTGGCGAGGTGTTTGCCGTCTCCTCCTCCCAGGGGCTCGGGCTGGGCGATCTGCTGGATGAGGTCGTCTCACACTTTGGGGAAGCAGGGGCGGATCAAGAGGAGGAAGAGGCCTGCTATGTCGCCTTCGTGGGCAAGCCCAATGTGGGCAAATCCTCCATTACCAACAAGATTTTAGGGCAGGAGCGCAGCATCGTCAGCGATATTCCCGGGACGACTCGGGATGCTATCGACTCGGTCTTCTATCGGGGCGGCAAAAAATATGTGCTGACGGACACGGCGGGTATGCGCAAAAAGGCGCGCATCGAGGATGAATCCATCGAGCGGTACAGCGTCATCCGCTCGCTGGCCAGCGTGCGCCGGGCGAATGTGGTCGTCGTGATGATCGATGCGAATGAAGGGATTACCGAGCAGGACGTCAAGATTGCGGGATATGTGCACGACGAGGGCAAGGCTGTGATCATCGCCGTCAATAAATGGGACGCCATCGAGAAGGATACCTACACCATCGAGAGCTATAATAAGAAGATTGCCACAGAGCTTTCCTTCATGACGTATGCGCCGAGAATCTATATTTCGGCCAAGACCGGGCAGCGGGTTGACAAGCTCTTTGATTTGGTGGACCGGGTTTATGAAAACGCCCAGCGCCGCATCTCCACAGGGCTTTTGAATGACTGTCTGCGCGATGCAGTTACGGCGGTGGAGCCGCCCTCGGATAAGGGCAGGCGGCTGAAGATTTTCTACGGCTCGCAGGTGGCCGCGGCGCCGCCGACGTTCGTGCTGTTCGTCAATTCCAAGCCGCTGATGCATTTCTCCTATCAGCGCTATCTGGAAAACTTTTTCCGCAAATCCTTCGATTTTTCCGGCACGCCCATCCGCATTCTCATCCGGGAGCGGGGAGAGGAAAAAGGGGTTTAG
- the dnaX gene encoding DNA polymerase III subunit gamma/tau, with translation MAHKALYRRFRPRRFEDLKGQEVVATVLKNQVSAGEPSHAYLFSGPRGTGKTSTAKILACALNCLNPQDGEPCLECENCKAALEDAMIDIIEMDAASNNSVENARDIRDKAGLLPAKGKYKVYIIDEVHMLTGSAFNALLKTLEEPPAHVVFILATTELAALPKTVLSRCQRFDFRRIEEGDIAARLEEVAQNVGVKAQKSALMQIAAASDGALRDALTILDQCCSFSSEIDEELVSQVLGYAGYTALYALIAAMAEYDERAALAQLTAILDGGIEAGILVGQMLDCFHKMLLEAVSGAEEQSPLWQAGGKMGKKTLLRGVEIFSAAQGSIRFAAKPQIVLESAVLRFLLPEGETDSSALEYRIEKLERKLAQLEQGGVAVGVSSARPAAAQAEQKKRVEPKAAQVEEPARESEPKAEIPETLPEEGEAWKAMQKYCAKNPSAKPFLSGMRPVAETRMQLTLAGGNPAMLRMFEGSGLKAEIEKVLEEQLGRKIGLQIQQESAQEELYQEDTIDIID, from the coding sequence ATGGCGCATAAAGCATTATACCGGCGGTTTCGGCCGCGCCGGTTTGAGGATTTGAAGGGGCAGGAGGTAGTGGCGACGGTGCTCAAAAACCAGGTGAGCGCGGGGGAGCCCTCTCATGCCTATCTGTTTTCCGGGCCCCGGGGCACGGGCAAGACGAGCACAGCCAAGATTCTGGCCTGCGCGCTCAACTGCCTGAACCCGCAGGATGGGGAGCCTTGCCTGGAATGCGAAAACTGCAAGGCCGCGCTGGAGGACGCGATGATCGACATCATCGAGATGGACGCGGCTTCCAACAACAGCGTGGAAAATGCCCGGGATATTCGGGATAAGGCAGGGCTGCTGCCGGCAAAAGGAAAATACAAGGTTTACATCATCGACGAGGTGCATATGCTGACGGGCTCTGCCTTCAACGCGCTGTTGAAGACGCTGGAGGAGCCGCCGGCGCATGTCGTCTTTATTTTGGCGACGACCGAGCTGGCGGCGCTGCCAAAGACTGTGCTTTCCCGGTGCCAGCGGTTCGATTTCAGGCGCATTGAAGAAGGAGATATTGCCGCAAGGCTGGAAGAAGTCGCACAGAACGTGGGCGTCAAGGCGCAGAAAAGCGCGCTCATGCAGATTGCCGCCGCCTCGGACGGTGCGCTGAGAGATGCGCTGACCATTCTCGATCAATGCTGTTCCTTTTCCAGCGAGATTGATGAGGAACTAGTCTCCCAGGTTCTGGGTTACGCCGGTTATACGGCGCTCTACGCCCTGATAGCGGCCATGGCGGAATATGATGAGCGCGCCGCGCTTGCACAGCTGACGGCCATTTTAGACGGCGGAATCGAGGCCGGTATTTTGGTGGGGCAGATGCTGGACTGTTTTCATAAGATGTTGTTAGAGGCTGTTTCAGGGGCGGAGGAGCAGAGCCCGCTCTGGCAGGCCGGCGGCAAGATGGGCAAAAAGACCTTGCTGCGCGGGGTTGAGATTTTTTCGGCGGCACAGGGCAGCATTCGGTTTGCGGCAAAGCCGCAGATTGTGCTGGAGAGCGCGGTATTGCGCTTCCTGCTCCCGGAAGGGGAGACGGACAGCTCGGCGCTGGAATACCGCATTGAAAAGCTGGAGCGCAAGCTGGCGCAGCTGGAGCAGGGCGGCGTTGCTGTTGGAGTGAGCAGTGCAAGGCCAGCGGCGGCGCAGGCAGAGCAGAAAAAGCGGGTAGAACCTAAGGCGGCGCAGGTGGAAGAGCCGGCGAGGGAAAGTGAGCCCAAAGCGGAAATCCCGGAAACTCTGCCGGAAGAGGGGGAGGCATGGAAGGCCATGCAGAAATACTGCGCCAAGAACCCGAGCGCCAAGCCGTTTTTGAGCGGAATGCGGCCGGTGGCCGAGACGCGGATGCAGCTGACGCTGGCCGGCGGTAACCCGGCGATGCTTCGCATGTTTGAGGGCAGCGGACTCAAGGCGGAGATCGAGAAAGTGCTGGAAGAGCAGCTGGGCAGGAAAATCGGCCTGCAGATTCAGCAGGAAAGCGCACAGGAAGAGTTGTATCAGGAAGACACTATTGATATAATAGATTAA
- the rplU gene encoding 50S ribosomal protein L21, producing the protein MYAIVKTGGKQYKAEIGRFIDVEKLNAQVGEEVSFDALMVVDGEKAQVGAPVVEGVKVVGKVIAQDKAKKLIVFKFHNKTGYRKKQGHRQPYTRVEIVSIG; encoded by the coding sequence ATGTACGCAATCGTGAAAACAGGCGGAAAGCAGTATAAGGCGGAGATTGGCAGATTTATCGACGTCGAGAAGCTGAACGCACAGGTTGGCGAGGAAGTCAGCTTTGATGCCCTGATGGTCGTAGACGGCGAGAAGGCACAGGTTGGCGCACCGGTTGTGGAAGGCGTGAAGGTCGTCGGCAAGGTGATCGCGCAGGATAAGGCAAAGAAACTGATTGTCTTCAAGTTCCATAACAAGACTGGCTACCGCAAGAAGCAGGGCCACAGACAGCCCTATACGAGAGTCGAGATTGTCTCGATTGGCTAA
- a CDS encoding DNA glycosylase: protein MVEIIWKDDCAVLTGEQMDPALIFNCGQAFRFEQEETGAYRGIAYSRQIWCRKTPNGMELFPVTPEEMEAIWKGYFDLDFCYPPEDARFSSDAVLREAAQCCAGLRILRQEPFETIITFILSANNNIARIRGIVKKLCELAGEQIAPGCFAFPAPQALAGQSEEALRACGAGYRARYVLETAHKVAEEYDLERFYGMDYAAARAELCTLSGVGPKVADCILLFAYQKREAFPADIWIRRMLGKLYKFEPKNDGEILQFASEHFGAYGGLAQQYLFHYMRTQAKRKE from the coding sequence ATGGTAGAAATTATTTGGAAAGACGACTGCGCGGTTCTGACAGGCGAACAGATGGACCCGGCGCTGATTTTCAACTGCGGGCAGGCCTTCCGCTTTGAGCAGGAAGAGACCGGCGCTTACCGGGGCATCGCCTATAGCAGACAGATTTGGTGCAGAAAAACCCCAAACGGCATGGAGCTTTTTCCGGTTACGCCAGAGGAGATGGAGGCAATCTGGAAGGGCTACTTTGATCTGGATTTCTGCTACCCGCCGGAAGATGCGCGGTTTTCTTCGGATGCTGTTTTGCGGGAGGCGGCGCAATGCTGCGCCGGGCTTCGGATTTTGCGCCAGGAGCCTTTTGAGACGATCATTACCTTCATCTTATCCGCCAATAACAACATTGCGCGCATTCGGGGGATCGTGAAAAAACTGTGTGAGCTGGCAGGCGAGCAGATTGCGCCGGGCTGTTTTGCTTTTCCAGCGCCTCAGGCTTTGGCTGGGCAGAGCGAGGAGGCGCTGCGGGCGTGCGGCGCGGGATATCGGGCGCGGTATGTGCTGGAGACGGCGCACAAAGTGGCAGAGGAATATGATTTGGAGCGGTTTTACGGGATGGACTATGCCGCGGCCAGAGCCGAGCTTTGCACTTTGAGCGGCGTTGGCCCCAAAGTGGCAGACTGCATTTTGCTCTTTGCCTACCAGAAGCGGGAGGCGTTTCCGGCGGACATCTGGATCCGGCGGATGCTGGGGAAGCTATACAAATTTGAGCCAAAAAACGATGGGGAGATTTTGCAGTTTGCATCCGAGCATTTTGGAGCGTACGGCGGGCTGGCCCAGCAATACCTCTTTCACTATATGCGCACCCAGGCCAAGCGGAAGGAATAG
- a CDS encoding DegV family protein has translation MREFVVMADSDSEIPYQYADAHELPVFLMPYTIDGQEALFDLGRATDFKGFYDKLRAGAEASTATRPPLDIQNFFEEQLAQGKDILYISFSSGLSAHYDLVQVAKKAALENYPDARIETIDSLGIAMGSGLLVCHAQKMKEQGASLDEIKEWVEQHKLNALHFFSVDSLKHLQRTGRLSAVLSVMGSLLDLKPILTVTKEGKVVSFDKVKGRKKVIRYLADLAEKNYDPEISTELAVVCHADNLEQAQALKEEMQKRMKFDEIWLLDIGPVIGVHAGPGALAMLMLGKERPL, from the coding sequence ATGAGAGAGTTTGTGGTTATGGCGGATTCGGATTCCGAGATCCCCTACCAGTATGCGGATGCGCATGAGCTCCCGGTTTTTTTGATGCCCTACACCATTGACGGGCAGGAGGCGCTTTTTGATCTGGGCAGAGCGACGGATTTCAAGGGCTTCTACGACAAGCTGAGGGCAGGGGCTGAGGCATCCACTGCCACGCGCCCGCCGCTCGACATTCAGAACTTCTTTGAAGAACAGCTGGCGCAGGGCAAGGATATTTTATACATCAGCTTTTCTTCCGGGCTTTCGGCGCACTATGATTTGGTGCAGGTCGCCAAAAAAGCTGCGCTGGAAAATTACCCGGATGCGCGCATCGAAACGATAGATTCGCTGGGCATTGCCATGGGCTCCGGTCTTCTGGTCTGCCATGCGCAGAAGATGAAGGAGCAGGGGGCAAGCCTGGATGAGATCAAAGAGTGGGTGGAACAGCATAAGCTTAACGCGCTGCACTTCTTCTCGGTGGATAGCCTGAAGCATCTTCAGCGCACGGGCCGGCTTTCGGCGGTTTTATCCGTGATGGGCTCTCTGCTGGATCTTAAGCCGATTTTAACGGTAACCAAAGAGGGGAAAGTCGTCTCTTTTGATAAAGTCAAGGGCAGGAAGAAAGTCATCCGCTATCTGGCGGATTTGGCGGAAAAGAACTATGACCCGGAGATTTCTACTGAGCTGGCGGTAGTCTGCCACGCGGATAATCTGGAGCAGGCGCAGGCGCTCAAGGAAGAAATGCAAAAGCGTATGAAGTTCGATGAGATTTGGCTTTTGGATATTGGGCCGGTCATTGGCGTTCATGCGGGGCCGGGGGCACTTGCCATGCTCATGCTGGGCAAGGAGCGCCCGCTGTAA
- the plsY gene encoding glycerol-3-phosphate 1-O-acyltransferase PlsY, translating to MDILVYLAVAVGAYLIGSLSSAIIISNGVKKKDIRDYGSGNAGATNMLRTFGWLSGLLTFLFDAAKGTLCAWLGWLAAGDMGMHIAAVCVVLGHNWPLYYGFRGGKGIATMFGAFLFMFPQTALLLALGIVALIAITRIVSLSTLLGVTIAAAIVICREPSNLPLVINYAAFWVLAMVRHRGNIERLLKGEERKLSFGSKKKKTSEE from the coding sequence ATGGATATTTTGGTATATCTGGCGGTGGCCGTTGGCGCATATCTGATCGGAAGCCTTTCCTCTGCCATTATCATCTCAAACGGCGTCAAGAAAAAGGATATCCGCGACTATGGAAGCGGCAATGCCGGCGCGACAAACATGCTGCGCACTTTCGGCTGGCTTTCCGGCCTGCTGACTTTCCTATTCGATGCGGCAAAAGGCACGCTCTGCGCATGGCTGGGCTGGCTGGCCGCGGGCGATATGGGGATGCATATCGCGGCGGTTTGCGTGGTGCTCGGGCATAACTGGCCGCTTTACTATGGCTTTCGCGGCGGCAAGGGAATTGCGACGATGTTTGGCGCATTTCTCTTTATGTTTCCGCAGACTGCGCTTTTGCTGGCGCTGGGCATCGTGGCTCTGATTGCAATTACGCGCATCGTTTCGCTCTCGACGCTGCTGGGCGTAACCATTGCGGCGGCGATTGTGATTTGCAGGGAGCCGAGTAATCTGCCGCTGGTCATCAACTATGCGGCTTTCTGGGTACTGGCTATGGTGCGGCACCGGGGCAATATTGAGCGCCTGCTAAAGGGCGAGGAGAGAAAGCTCAGTTTCGGATCCAAAAAGAAGAAAACCAGTGAGGAATAA
- the spoIVA gene encoding stage IV sporulation protein A, translated as MENFNVYQDIEARTNGEIYIGVVGPVRTGKSTFITKMMELLVLPNISDENEKVRVTDELPQSGAGRSIMTTQPRFVPGEAIEISLDDKAKMHVRMVDCVGYLIPGAIGQDEDDAPRMVKTPWFDHDIPFEQAAEIGTQKVIDEHATVGIVMTTDGSITDLPREAYVEAEERAVSELQKIGKPFIIVLNSANPETSAAEELREQLQEKYGVSVALINALNLQREDISTLLSELLYEFPIRQINYHISSWLCSMAPDHWLLSDVLEKLGAASEGAAAMKDFAALTVPFEDADYVDKIAIQDIQLGDGQINIELEVKRDLFYQILGEECGQEIKDDSHLVEVVKALVGAKQQYDKIESAMHEVQSRGYGVVQPVLSEMRLEKPELMQQGNKFGVRLRASAPSMHLVQVDVETEVSPIVGTEEQSQDFLNHLLEEYDKGEAIWQTDIFGKSLYDIIREGLSGKMGNLPEDAREKMQETLSRMVNEGDGGMLCILL; from the coding sequence ATGGAGAATTTCAACGTTTATCAAGATATAGAAGCCAGAACAAACGGAGAGATCTACATAGGCGTTGTGGGGCCGGTACGAACGGGGAAGTCTACCTTTATCACGAAGATGATGGAGCTGCTTGTCCTGCCAAACATCAGCGATGAGAATGAGAAAGTACGGGTTACCGACGAACTACCTCAGAGCGGCGCCGGCCGGAGCATTATGACCACACAGCCGAGGTTCGTCCCGGGAGAGGCCATCGAGATCAGCCTGGACGACAAGGCCAAGATGCATGTGCGCATGGTGGACTGCGTCGGTTATCTGATTCCGGGCGCCATTGGCCAGGATGAGGACGATGCTCCCCGGATGGTCAAGACGCCGTGGTTTGATCACGATATCCCCTTTGAGCAGGCGGCGGAGATCGGGACGCAGAAGGTAATCGACGAGCATGCGACAGTCGGCATCGTCATGACGACGGACGGCAGCATCACGGATCTGCCCAGAGAGGCATATGTCGAGGCGGAGGAGCGGGCGGTGAGCGAGCTGCAAAAGATCGGCAAGCCGTTTATCATCGTGCTCAACTCGGCCAATCCCGAGACTTCTGCCGCGGAAGAGCTGCGCGAACAGCTTCAGGAGAAATACGGCGTTTCGGTTGCGCTGATTAACGCGCTGAATTTGCAGAGAGAGGATATTTCCACGCTTCTTTCCGAGCTGCTCTATGAATTCCCGATTCGGCAGATCAATTATCACATTTCCAGCTGGCTCTGCTCGATGGCGCCGGATCACTGGCTGCTTTCGGATGTGCTGGAAAAGCTTGGGGCGGCCAGCGAAGGCGCTGCGGCGATGAAGGATTTTGCCGCGCTTACCGTGCCTTTTGAGGACGCGGACTATGTGGATAAAATCGCCATTCAGGATATTCAGCTGGGCGATGGGCAGATCAATATTGAGCTGGAAGTGAAGCGGGATCTGTTCTACCAGATTTTGGGCGAGGAATGCGGCCAGGAGATCAAAGACGACAGCCATTTGGTGGAAGTGGTCAAGGCGCTGGTCGGCGCAAAACAGCAGTATGACAAGATTGAAAGCGCGATGCACGAGGTTCAGAGCAGGGGCTACGGCGTTGTGCAGCCGGTGCTTTCCGAGATGCGGCTGGAAAAGCCCGAGCTCATGCAGCAGGGCAATAAGTTTGGCGTGCGCCTGAGAGCCAGCGCCCCCAGTATGCACCTGGTTCAGGTGGACGTCGAGACGGAAGTCAGCCCGATTGTGGGAACCGAAGAGCAGAGCCAGGATTTTCTCAACCATCTGCTGGAGGAATACGACAAGGGCGAGGCCATTTGGCAGACGGATATTTTCGGCAAATCGCTCTATGACATTATCCGGGAAGGGCTTTCCGGGAAAATGGGCAACCTGCCTGAGGATGCCAGGGAAAAGATGCAGGAGACGCTCTCCCGCATGGTCAACGAGGGAGACGGCGGTATGCTCTGCATTCTGCTCTAA